From a single Anaerolineales bacterium genomic region:
- a CDS encoding SH3 domain-containing protein, giving the protein MKRITLLGLALTLLLSACNLPGASETDVQIATAAALTVEAALNVTPLASPTAASQPTTQSTTPTSFSQPFASVEDVTNCRTGPGVNYQRVTQILPSDSMEIIGFFPPNYWVVNTDAGPCWVSGEFVTPSGNIEAVPTVTAPSTPQGGIPAEPTFTNDGWNYFCNATGQADITLKWNDKATNESGYRVIRNGEPVAELPENSTTFSETINLTSGQSVSYQIQAYNAAGQSTSRTATMTCP; this is encoded by the coding sequence ATGAAGAGAATCACCCTGCTTGGGCTGGCGTTGACCCTGCTCCTCTCCGCCTGCAACCTGCCGGGCGCAAGCGAGACCGATGTTCAAATCGCCACTGCCGCCGCATTGACCGTCGAAGCCGCCCTGAATGTCACACCGCTTGCCAGCCCCACTGCCGCATCACAGCCAACCACCCAGAGCACAACACCGACATCGTTTTCCCAGCCCTTTGCCAGCGTGGAGGATGTCACCAATTGCCGCACGGGTCCCGGCGTGAACTACCAGCGGGTGACACAGATCCTGCCAAGCGACTCGATGGAGATCATCGGCTTCTTCCCGCCCAACTACTGGGTCGTGAACACGGATGCCGGTCCGTGCTGGGTATCAGGCGAGTTCGTCACGCCATCGGGGAATATCGAAGCAGTGCCAACCGTCACAGCGCCGTCCACGCCGCAGGGAGGCATCCCCGCCGAGCCCACCTTCACGAACGACGGCTGGAACTATTTCTGCAACGCCACCGGGCAGGCAGACATCACTCTGAAATGGAATGACAAAGCCACCAACGAATCGGGTTATCGGGTGATCCGCAACGGCGAACCGGTGGCGGAACTGCCTGAAAATTCCACTACGTTCAGCGAGACGATCAACCTGACATCAGGACAAAGCGTCAGCTACCAGATCCAGGCGTACAACGCCGCCGGGCAATCCACCAGCAGAACAGCAACAATGACCTGTCCATGA
- the typA gene encoding translational GTPase TypA, protein MQIERTDLRNIAIIAHVDHGKTTLVDGLLRQSHTFRENQQVAERVMDSNDLERERGITILAKNTAISLVDPATNQPVKINIVDTPGHADFGGEVERVMNMVDGVLLLVDAAEGPMPQTRFVLKKALQMGHKAVVVINKVDRKDAEPSRVLNETFDLFIELGASEEQADFPVVYAQATAGKAGLSADLGPDLQPMFDVILKHIPAPKVDPEAPLQMLVTTLGYDDYRGVTAIGRIFAGTIKVGQKMARIKLDGSILPESARYLYTFKGLNKVEVDEVKAGDIISLAGLEGIAIGETLADPANPVALPTIKVEEPTVRMTFGVNTSPFSGREGKYGTSRKLRERLNEELRTNVSLRVEDTDSAENFLVSGRGELHLGILIETMRREGYEFQVSRPEVIYHKAEDGALLEPFEEVHIETSNETVGAVVEMLGSRRGKMMDMQDAGQGMTRLVYIVPTRGLLGFRYQFLTSTRGAGIMHTIFHGYDEMAGSIATRSNGSIVAWEAGSTTAYALKSAEERGVLFVGPGVEVYEGMVVGENARGQDISVNVCKKKHLTNIRAARGDMEIRLTPPRQMSLDEAIEYLADDELLEITPESYRIRKRLLNTEERGKQVKKIKEQMEES, encoded by the coding sequence ATGCAAATCGAACGAACTGACCTACGAAATATTGCCATCATTGCCCACGTGGACCACGGCAAAACCACACTTGTGGACGGTCTTCTGCGCCAGTCGCATACCTTTCGCGAGAACCAGCAGGTGGCGGAACGCGTCATGGACTCCAATGACCTCGAGCGCGAACGCGGTATCACCATTCTTGCCAAGAATACTGCCATCTCACTCGTTGACCCCGCCACGAACCAGCCCGTCAAGATCAATATCGTGGATACGCCCGGTCACGCCGATTTTGGCGGCGAGGTCGAACGTGTCATGAACATGGTGGACGGCGTTCTGCTGCTCGTCGATGCAGCGGAAGGACCCATGCCGCAGACCCGTTTCGTCCTAAAGAAAGCGCTTCAAATGGGACATAAGGCGGTGGTTGTCATCAACAAAGTGGACCGCAAGGATGCCGAACCGTCACGTGTGTTAAATGAAACCTTTGACTTATTTATCGAACTTGGGGCATCGGAGGAACAGGCGGATTTCCCCGTCGTATATGCGCAGGCGACGGCTGGCAAAGCGGGTCTCTCCGCCGACCTCGGACCTGACCTGCAGCCTATGTTCGATGTCATCCTCAAGCATATCCCCGCTCCCAAAGTGGACCCTGAAGCCCCGCTGCAAATGCTCGTTACCACGCTTGGCTATGACGACTATCGCGGTGTGACCGCCATTGGGCGTATTTTCGCAGGGACCATCAAGGTCGGTCAAAAGATGGCGCGTATCAAACTGGATGGCTCGATCCTGCCTGAAAGCGCGCGTTACCTGTACACCTTCAAAGGTTTGAATAAGGTCGAGGTGGATGAAGTTAAGGCTGGTGATATCATTTCGCTGGCAGGCTTGGAAGGCATCGCCATCGGTGAGACATTGGCTGACCCTGCCAACCCGGTTGCATTACCGACCATTAAAGTGGAAGAACCAACCGTCCGTATGACGTTTGGGGTGAATACATCTCCGTTTTCGGGCAGGGAGGGGAAGTATGGCACATCCCGCAAGCTACGCGAACGCTTAAATGAAGAATTACGCACGAACGTTTCCCTGCGCGTGGAAGATACCGATTCGGCTGAAAATTTCCTCGTCTCCGGGCGCGGCGAATTGCATTTGGGGATTCTCATCGAAACCATGCGCCGCGAGGGGTATGAGTTCCAAGTCTCGCGCCCCGAAGTGATCTATCACAAAGCCGAGGACGGCGCGCTGCTTGAACCGTTCGAGGAAGTCCACATCGAGACCAGTAACGAAACCGTCGGCGCGGTGGTGGAAATGCTCGGGTCAAGACGCGGCAAAATGATGGACATGCAGGATGCGGGTCAGGGGATGACGCGGCTGGTGTACATCGTCCCGACGCGCGGCTTGCTCGGCTTCCGCTATCAGTTCCTCACCTCCACACGCGGTGCAGGCATCATGCACACCATCTTCCACGGTTATGATGAAATGGCGGGCTCGATTGCCACGCGTTCCAATGGTTCGATCGTGGCGTGGGAGGCTGGCTCAACGACCGCCTACGCGCTGAAATCCGCGGAGGAACGCGGTGTGCTGTTCGTCGGACCCGGCGTGGAAGTGTACGAAGGCATGGTGGTGGGAGAGAATGCGCGCGGGCAGGATATTTCTGTGAACGTGTGCAAGAAAAAACACCTGACCAATATCCGTGCGGCGCGCGGTGATATGGAGATTCGCCTCACTCCGCCCCGACAGATGTCCCTCGACGAGGCAATTGAATACCTCGCTGACGACGAATTGCTGGAAATCACGCCTGAAAGTTATCGCATCCGTAAACGCCTTCTAAACACGGAAGAACGCGGGAAACAGGTAAAGAAGATCAAAGAACAAATGGAAGAGAGTTAG
- a CDS encoding response regulator, with translation MTDPKQKILIVEDDPDVAEMLTAYFRSQEYDVSTVNWGEDGVRSALQVPPPDLVILDIRLPDIDGYEVARRLRGDRRTTDIPIIFLTEKRERADRLQGLELGADDYITKPFDIQELRLRVRNALKRVSQGSLTNPVTGLPEGALVEEKLSEVLGRDGSALLFVSLENMDAFREAYGFVASDDVLRAISLMIGNTMREFSRVDDFLGHLSATDFVLVLPPSNLAALSEKLRARLSQAMEYFYPIKDREQMAKRSDRLGAKLAEVSSLKNAPLNVDQLKVDLLSQKK, from the coding sequence ATGACAGACCCAAAACAGAAGATCCTTATTGTCGAAGACGACCCCGATGTGGCAGAGATGCTCACGGCTTATTTTCGCAGCCAGGAATATGACGTCTCCACCGTCAACTGGGGCGAGGACGGCGTGCGCTCTGCGCTGCAGGTTCCGCCTCCCGATCTCGTCATTCTCGATATCCGCCTGCCGGACATCGACGGCTACGAGGTTGCCCGCCGCCTGCGAGGCGACCGCCGCACAACGGACATCCCCATCATTTTTCTGACCGAGAAACGCGAACGCGCCGACCGCCTGCAAGGGCTGGAACTTGGCGCTGACGATTACATCACCAAGCCTTTTGATATTCAGGAACTTCGGCTGCGGGTTCGCAATGCGCTCAAGCGTGTCAGCCAGGGCTCGCTGACCAACCCCGTTACGGGCTTGCCGGAAGGCGCATTGGTGGAGGAGAAACTTTCCGAAGTGCTTGGCAGGGATGGATCCGCCCTGTTGTTCGTCTCGCTCGAAAACATGGATGCCTTCCGTGAGGCGTACGGCTTTGTTGCCTCCGATGATGTGCTTCGCGCCATCAGTTTGATGATTGGCAATACCATGCGCGAATTCAGCCGCGTAGACGATTTCCTCGGTCACTTGAGCGCTACGGATTTCGTTCTCGTACTGCCTCCGTCCAACCTGGCAGCCCTGAGCGAGAAACTGCGTGCGCGGCTTTCCCAGGCAATGGAATACTTCTATCCGATCAAAGACCGCGAACAGATGGCAAAACGAAGCGACCGTCTCGGCGCGAAACTGGCGGAAGTGTCGTCGTTGAAGAACGCTCCGCTGAACGTTGACCAACTCAAGGTGGATCTGCTCAGCCAAAAGAAATAA
- a CDS encoding 4-vinyl reductase produces MSALEKSGLYYPNKFGLITIKSLEEVMGRNGLNAILNLGGLSHYIENYPPDNLEKGFDFSELSAIGSALEEMYGPRGGRGLALRAGRATFADALRNFGALAGAADLAFVVLPLQSKLRIGLPAFAKIFSQLSDQQTSVEEKDAEWVWTIHKCPCCWGRSGADKPVCFIATGLLQESLKWVSGGNEFRVNESKCVGMGDSVCEFIIQKEPIS; encoded by the coding sequence ATGAGCGCCCTTGAAAAATCCGGTCTGTATTATCCCAATAAATTTGGTCTGATCACCATAAAATCCCTCGAAGAAGTGATGGGCAGGAACGGCTTGAATGCCATCTTGAACCTCGGCGGGCTGAGCCATTATATTGAGAACTATCCTCCCGATAACTTGGAAAAAGGATTTGATTTTAGCGAACTTTCCGCCATTGGCTCCGCGCTGGAGGAAATGTACGGTCCCCGCGGCGGACGCGGACTGGCTCTCCGCGCAGGACGCGCCACCTTTGCCGATGCGCTTCGGAATTTTGGAGCGTTGGCGGGTGCCGCCGATCTGGCGTTTGTCGTCCTTCCGCTTCAATCCAAACTGAGAATTGGTCTGCCGGCTTTTGCCAAGATCTTCTCCCAATTAAGTGACCAACAGACTTCTGTCGAAGAAAAAGACGCCGAATGGGTATGGACGATCCACAAATGCCCCTGTTGCTGGGGGCGCTCCGGCGCAGACAAACCCGTCTGCTTCATCGCCACAGGGCTTTTGCAGGAAAGCCTCAAGTGGGTCTCCGGCGGGAACGAGTTCCGCGTGAACGAATCCAAATGCGTCGGCATGGGTGATTCGGTCTGCGAGTTCATCATCCAGAAAGAACCCATTTCCTGA
- a CDS encoding roadblock/LC7 domain-containing protein translates to MSKNRTQQMVDRLRELQASSPDIEASAVVSVDGLSIASALPQGVEEDRVSAMSAAMLSLGERIAGELGRGSLEQVYIKGLKGYVILMSVGEEAVLTALAREQAKLGLIFLDMRRAAEDLAKLI, encoded by the coding sequence TTGTCCAAGAACCGTACACAACAAATGGTGGATCGCCTTCGCGAATTACAGGCATCGTCACCGGATATTGAAGCATCGGCGGTGGTAAGTGTAGATGGCTTGAGCATCGCATCTGCGCTTCCGCAAGGCGTGGAAGAGGATCGTGTATCCGCCATGTCCGCGGCAATGCTTTCACTGGGTGAGCGTATCGCCGGTGAATTGGGGCGCGGCTCCCTCGAGCAGGTTTACATCAAAGGCTTAAAGGGATATGTCATCTTGATGTCGGTCGGTGAGGAAGCTGTCCTCACCGCACTGGCACGCGAACAGGCCAAGTTGGGTCTGATCTTCCTCGATATGCGTCGCGCCGCCGAAGATCTGGCGAAGTTGATCTAG
- a CDS encoding helix-turn-helix transcriptional regulator has product MEEPIAKRLRNARKGEIDLTPLSNRIRELLEQRNESLRAAGLKAGLDHQFVRRIVNGERPNMIACIMLADYFGINPNELLQLAQWPTLKIFDIAHENSTKQISPEAVDLALDLTEINSADSRRSLVSAFRTIVSEFRKRS; this is encoded by the coding sequence ATGGAAGAACCAATTGCAAAACGCCTAAGAAATGCCCGCAAAGGAGAGATCGATCTCACTCCATTGTCAAACAGAATCAGAGAATTACTCGAACAGAGAAACGAGTCATTACGAGCTGCTGGATTGAAGGCAGGTTTGGATCATCAATTCGTTCGAAGGATCGTCAACGGGGAACGTCCCAACATGATCGCCTGCATCATGTTGGCGGATTACTTCGGCATTAACCCAAATGAACTGCTCCAACTTGCCCAATGGCCTACGTTGAAGATCTTTGATATTGCTCATGAAAATAGCACCAAACAAATCTCTCCCGAAGCCGTGGATTTGGCTTTGGATCTCACAGAAATAAACAGTGCGGATTCACGCCGTAGCCTGGTGAGCGCGTTTCGCACCATTGTGAGTGAATTCAGAAAACGCAGTTGA
- a CDS encoding recombinase family protein — translation MQRNLPADRQHFPVTFEELDEYIKQEYEYLDEIKGNATWAIYSRVSRVDPKFQGYSLEIQPDRAEEYARAHGATKVEIYSDPNKTGRNSRRKELQRLVRDVRSGRIKVVVVHRLDRLYRNLESILGFVRFLKRHKVGLISVTENIDTKTRQGLQMLALLGMMAESYVHQTSERTREAKAYRARSGLPNGYLPLGYCNGLCTTCNDAHGKGICPLVGMEDRAESQRGRIAVPHPVTRFAIPWIFELFLKGYSYREIADWLNSHDFTLPNGQSIRYRTKGQTLSNPLGLFSRDSIRAIVENPFFAGLVARYERPELDMDDDPEDPERKIKKGKKINSRRIIELQPGKHQALISMEEWKASQHMRKMKGRTPTSISNSKQIYPLTGVSRCWVCFEQNGSIVTLRGGTMRNNKRTYRCAALQDRCVTKKGRQNLVIDDKSFREIKVRSNSISQAIVELHTTRYLSGDQLESEVDRLVANIKLTDEIKEKILAYFVSDEGLPAFERENFNLRQSLSRYQDLYKQGDISKAEYEEQAHFILQRLRSLKPSANPAVQEILPLLEDFPGNWSRMLPGEKRILLNIMFKGLYFDAQGKLRKILAYPPFDKLLGLEE, via the coding sequence ATGCAAAGAAACCTACCCGCAGATAGGCAACACTTCCCAGTTACCTTTGAGGAATTGGATGAATATATCAAGCAGGAATATGAATACTTGGATGAGATCAAGGGAAATGCCACCTGGGCTATTTACTCAAGAGTGTCACGGGTGGACCCAAAATTTCAAGGATATTCCCTGGAGATTCAACCGGACCGGGCGGAAGAGTATGCGCGTGCTCATGGCGCCACAAAAGTGGAGATCTATAGCGATCCGAACAAGACCGGTCGCAATAGCCGACGAAAAGAACTCCAACGCCTGGTTCGGGATGTTCGCTCGGGTCGCATCAAAGTTGTTGTGGTTCACCGTTTGGATCGTCTGTATCGTAACCTTGAGTCTATTTTGGGCTTTGTCCGTTTTTTGAAACGACACAAAGTAGGCTTGATAAGTGTCACTGAGAACATTGACACCAAGACCCGACAGGGACTTCAAATGCTGGCTTTACTGGGAATGATGGCAGAGAGTTATGTACATCAGACCAGCGAGCGGACTCGCGAAGCCAAGGCGTATCGGGCAAGAAGCGGCTTACCAAACGGCTATTTGCCCTTGGGATACTGTAATGGTCTTTGCACCACTTGCAACGATGCTCACGGGAAAGGAATTTGTCCCTTGGTGGGGATGGAGGATCGAGCGGAAAGTCAGCGGGGGCGTATTGCTGTTCCTCATCCCGTAACGCGCTTTGCCATTCCGTGGATATTCGAGTTATTCCTGAAAGGGTACAGCTACCGCGAAATCGCCGACTGGCTAAATTCCCATGACTTCACATTGCCAAATGGGCAGTCCATTCGGTATCGCACAAAAGGACAGACCCTAAGCAATCCATTGGGATTATTTTCTCGAGATAGCATTCGTGCGATTGTGGAGAACCCGTTCTTCGCCGGCTTGGTCGCGCGCTATGAACGTCCTGAATTGGATATGGATGATGACCCGGAAGACCCGGAGAGGAAGATCAAGAAAGGGAAGAAGATTAACAGCCGGCGTATCATCGAATTGCAACCGGGTAAACATCAGGCATTGATCAGTATGGAGGAATGGAAAGCGTCTCAACACATGCGGAAAATGAAGGGACGCACACCAACTTCTATATCCAATTCAAAACAGATCTACCCATTGACCGGTGTAAGCCGATGCTGGGTATGTTTTGAACAGAATGGAAGCATCGTTACACTAAGGGGGGGAACCATGCGAAACAACAAACGCACCTATCGTTGTGCAGCATTACAGGATCGGTGCGTGACGAAAAAAGGCAGGCAGAATCTTGTCATCGATGACAAGTCCTTTCGTGAAATCAAGGTCCGTTCCAATTCCATCAGCCAGGCTATTGTGGAACTACATACCACCCGTTATTTATCTGGTGATCAATTGGAATCCGAGGTGGATCGACTGGTGGCAAACATAAAATTGACGGATGAAATCAAGGAAAAGATACTAGCTTACTTTGTTTCGGATGAAGGTCTTCCAGCGTTCGAAAGGGAAAATTTCAATCTACGTCAATCCCTGAGTCGATATCAGGATCTGTATAAGCAGGGTGATATCAGCAAAGCGGAGTATGAGGAACAAGCACACTTTATCCTACAAAGATTACGGTCATTAAAGCCTTCCGCTAATCCTGCTGTTCAGGAAATATTGCCGTTATTGGAAGATTTTCCTGGGAATTGGTCTCGAATGTTGCCTGGCGAAAAGAGAATCCTTCTCAATATCATGTTCAAGGGCTTGTATTTTGATGCGCAGGGAAAATTACGGAAAATCCTTGCCTATCCACCCTTTGATAAGTTGCTGGGCTTGGAAGAATAA
- a CDS encoding Crp/Fnr family transcriptional regulator, with amino-acid sequence MTDASLLLKRLQTFDFLHGLDETTLQDLAKSAAWKVFPPNAVIFWEGDTESNLYYLQYGSLKALRTAPDGREQVLRFLDAGEIFNEIGVLAKRPNPVTVVALEESGIWLIPRHALEEVVMRYPQTALQIIGNMADKIINLVTLAADLSLKTVEARFAKLLLDSTEGDVIERRRWTNQNELAAHLGTVPDVLSRVIRELTNAGLIKMDRQKIRILNRAGLVERAMIREE; translated from the coding sequence ATGACAGATGCTTCCCTGCTCCTCAAACGCTTGCAAACCTTCGACTTCCTGCATGGGCTGGATGAAACAACTCTGCAAGATCTGGCAAAAAGTGCAGCATGGAAAGTATTCCCGCCCAATGCAGTGATTTTTTGGGAAGGCGATACCGAATCAAATTTGTACTATCTGCAATATGGTTCATTGAAAGCCCTGCGAACCGCACCGGATGGACGTGAACAGGTATTACGTTTTCTGGATGCAGGCGAGATCTTCAATGAGATCGGCGTGCTGGCAAAACGTCCCAACCCTGTGACGGTGGTGGCATTGGAAGAGTCGGGTATTTGGCTCATTCCGCGCCACGCATTGGAAGAGGTGGTGATGAGATATCCGCAGACGGCGTTGCAGATCATCGGCAACATGGCAGATAAAATCATCAATCTGGTCACGCTGGCGGCAGATCTGTCTCTCAAGACGGTTGAGGCACGCTTTGCCAAACTCCTTTTAGACTCTACCGAAGGTGATGTGATAGAGCGCCGCCGTTGGACGAATCAGAACGAACTTGCTGCACATCTTGGCACTGTGCCTGATGTACTTAGCCGTGTCATCCGTGAATTGACAAATGCTGGGCTAATCAAAATGGACAGGCAGAAAATTCGCATCCTCAACCGTGCGGGGTTGGTGGAGCGAGCCATGATTCGGGAAGAATAA
- a CDS encoding cupin domain-containing protein produces the protein MSDIYFSDTKSQAVFSVDGPKPQFLFDTPQFKALVVGLEAGGQIPYHPGEAAMYHFLEGEGLMTVDDESFAIKPGVTVVVPSGAKRGMNAKTRVVFLGSKGEK, from the coding sequence ATGTCCGACATTTATTTTTCAGACACAAAATCACAGGCTGTCTTTTCGGTAGATGGTCCTAAACCGCAATTCCTATTCGACACGCCGCAATTCAAAGCGTTGGTCGTTGGGTTGGAGGCGGGCGGGCAAATTCCCTATCACCCGGGTGAAGCGGCGATGTATCACTTTCTCGAAGGCGAAGGCTTGATGACCGTCGATGATGAAAGCTTTGCCATTAAACCCGGTGTAACGGTGGTAGTGCCAAGTGGCGCGAAACGCGGCATGAACGCCAAAACGCGCGTGGTGTTTCTTGGTTCAAAAGGGGAGAAATAA
- a CDS encoding cytochrome b/b6 domain-containing protein yields MNHTSNKRYHPLQVTLHWLVVLLVIAAFVIGKSMSGQPNDAAKLTPLALHMAVGIITLLVIVYRFVMRQRLPKPEHVTAGNPLFDWVGKAVHYVLYLLVFLMAVSGVSLSIQAGLAPIVFGGSGILPADFFDFTARMLHGFIAPALVLTVLLHVGAAFYHQFMLKDNLLSRMWYGK; encoded by the coding sequence ATGAACCATACCTCAAACAAACGTTATCACCCATTACAGGTTACCTTACACTGGCTGGTGGTCTTACTCGTGATTGCCGCCTTTGTCATTGGTAAATCCATGAGCGGACAGCCCAACGATGCTGCCAAACTCACGCCGTTGGCATTGCACATGGCAGTGGGAATCATCACATTGCTGGTCATTGTCTATCGGTTTGTCATGCGTCAACGACTGCCCAAGCCTGAACATGTTACAGCTGGGAATCCCCTCTTCGATTGGGTTGGCAAGGCGGTTCACTATGTTTTATATCTGCTTGTCTTCTTGATGGCAGTCAGCGGTGTGTCACTTTCCATTCAGGCTGGACTTGCCCCAATTGTATTTGGAGGATCAGGAATCCTTCCCGCGGACTTCTTCGACTTTACAGCCCGGATGCTGCACGGTTTTATTGCCCCTGCATTGGTATTGACCGTGCTATTGCATGTCGGCGCAGCGTTCTATCATCAATTCATGCTCAAAGATAATCTTCTCTCGCGCATGTGGTATGGAAAGTAG
- a CDS encoding cytochrome c: protein MKKVILLVIPMLLLAACASQDGGMDPGMGGNGMMERHHAEIPAEYAGLTNPIPADTESLERGGELYTVNCASCHGDGGMGDGPAGSALDPAPSPIAHSSQMMADDYLFWRISEGGVPFGTSMPAWAVFDEQSRWDLVNYMRALGDRTVQPVSGMGGVAYDPEIQAAQQAEILAKAVEQDVITEKEADIFTTVHDAVEQYQLTHPEVVQSGGNATEREATILAALVEENVITQAQADAFTDIHDRLGNSGLMP from the coding sequence ATGAAAAAAGTTATCCTGCTTGTAATCCCAATGTTGCTTCTCGCTGCCTGTGCGTCTCAAGACGGCGGGATGGACCCTGGCATGGGTGGAAATGGCATGATGGAACGACATCATGCTGAGATCCCTGCAGAATATGCAGGGCTGACCAATCCCATTCCTGCTGATACAGAATCGCTTGAGCGCGGAGGGGAACTCTACACCGTGAATTGTGCCAGTTGTCATGGGGATGGCGGTATGGGGGATGGACCTGCTGGCTCTGCGCTCGACCCCGCCCCTTCGCCCATAGCACATTCCAGTCAGATGATGGCAGATGATTATTTGTTCTGGCGTATCAGCGAGGGAGGAGTACCTTTTGGCACATCCATGCCTGCCTGGGCGGTTTTTGACGAGCAATCACGTTGGGATCTGGTCAATTATATGCGCGCGCTTGGTGATAGAACAGTTCAACCTGTCAGTGGCATGGGCGGCGTAGCATATGATCCCGAGATCCAGGCTGCACAACAAGCGGAAATTCTAGCGAAGGCTGTAGAGCAGGATGTGATTACTGAAAAAGAAGCAGACATATTCACAACCGTCCATGATGCCGTGGAGCAGTATCAACTTACTCACCCAGAAGTAGTACAAAGCGGTGGAAACGCAACAGAGCGGGAAGCGACGATCCTGGCAGCGTTGGTTGAAGAAAATGTCATTACTCAAGCTCAGGCAGATGCATTTACAGATATTCATGACCGCCTCGGCAACTCTGGTTTGATGCCCTAA
- a CDS encoding VIT1/CCC1 transporter family protein produces the protein MSLSKRIEEARKAFERGDKQASAHAHTPNAISAAREEHGGAGSQYLGEMVYGGLDGIITTFAVVSGVAGAQLGTPVILILGLANLLADGFSMATGAYLSSKSEHEYYRKEWEREAWEVKHFPDGERAELQEVYISRGYSNEEAGQLVEIQSRNPERWVKAMMIDELGMMEDETNPLINGLVTFGSFVIAGAVPLAVYLIGLAFPISPDMAFPISIASSGLALFALGATKVLVTKLNPIRSGLEMLVVGGLAAGVAYVVGALLKGIGG, from the coding sequence ATGTCCTTATCAAAACGGATCGAAGAAGCTCGCAAGGCTTTTGAACGCGGAGACAAACAAGCCTCTGCACATGCCCACACTCCCAATGCGATATCAGCAGCCAGAGAAGAACATGGCGGAGCAGGTAGTCAATACCTCGGTGAGATGGTGTATGGCGGGCTGGATGGGATTATCACCACATTCGCGGTCGTCAGCGGGGTGGCAGGAGCACAGCTTGGTACACCGGTCATCCTCATTTTGGGATTGGCGAACCTGTTGGCAGATGGTTTTTCGATGGCAACCGGCGCCTATCTTTCCAGCAAAAGCGAGCACGAATACTACCGTAAGGAATGGGAGCGTGAAGCCTGGGAGGTGAAACACTTCCCGGATGGAGAGCGTGCCGAGCTGCAAGAGGTTTATATCAGCCGCGGTTATTCAAATGAAGAAGCCGGACAATTGGTGGAGATCCAAAGCCGCAATCCGGAACGCTGGGTGAAAGCCATGATGATCGATGAATTGGGCATGATGGAAGACGAAACCAATCCACTGATCAATGGACTGGTTACCTTCGGTTCTTTTGTGATCGCGGGAGCTGTGCCGTTGGCAGTTTATCTGATCGGGTTGGCGTTCCCCATTTCCCCGGATATGGCATTCCCGATCTCGATTGCATCCTCAGGTCTGGCGCTTTTTGCACTGGGAGCAACAAAAGTTTTGGTGACCAAACTCAACCCGATCCGCAGTGGTTTGGAGATGCTAGTTGTCGGAGGCTTGGCAGCAGGTGTCGCCTATGTTGTTGGAGCATTGCTCAAAGGAATTGGCGGATAA
- a CDS encoding DUF1858 domain-containing protein: protein MQITKDTRVSAILEEYGDIADVMEVFGIKRVGRYSLRMLAAKAVTVEWAARIHRVPLNEFLDILERAIGKKRDQKEAVT from the coding sequence ATGCAAATCACAAAAGATACGCGTGTATCCGCCATCCTTGAAGAATACGGCGACATCGCCGATGTGATGGAAGTATTTGGCATCAAGCGTGTGGGGCGCTATTCCCTGCGAATGCTGGCGGCGAAGGCGGTCACAGTCGAGTGGGCAGCGCGCATACATCGCGTCCCCTTGAACGAATTTCTTGATATTCTCGAACGAGCCATCGGCAAGAAACGGGATCAGAAAGAGGCAGTAACATGA